The genome window ATTCTCACGTATCTTGTTACCGGCGATAAAGATTTTATGCAACTAATTTCGCCGTTTATCAAAATGTTGAAGCCGGGAAATGCAAACGCTGAATGGGAAATTATTGATAATGCCCACGTGCTGGAAAAATTCGGCGTACCTCCTTCGCAGGTGATTGATGTGCTTGGTTTGATTGGCGATAAAGTGGACAATGTTCCCGGCATTCCCGGCGTTGGCGAGAAAACTGCGATTCCACTCGTGCAGCAATTCGGCAGTATTGAAAACATTCTTACAAATATTGATAAAATTGAAAAAGCAGCGGTGAAAAAAAAATTTGAAGAACACAAAGCGCTTGCATTGCTTTCCAAAGAACTCGTAACGATTGATATCAATGTTCCTCTTGATGTAGATATTCACGAACTTAAAGCGAAAGAAAGAGATGTTGAACAACTTACAAAGTTGTTCACGCAGTTTGAGTTTAAGAATCTTCTGAAAAAAGTTACGAGTAACGTGTTACGAATTACAAATGAGAAAATAGATAACTCAAAACTTGTAACTCGTAACTCGCAACTTGAAACAGACGAAGATATCTCTTTCGATGTTGCAAAATTTGAAAAGACGACTGATATTACTAATGATGAACATAAGTATCATTTAGTTACGACGGAAAAAGATTTTTTGAAATTGTGTGAGAAACTTTCCAAGGCAAAACAGTTTGTATTCGATATGGAAACAACTTCGGAAAATGCGTTGGATGCGGACGTTGTCGGCGTATCGTTTTGTATGAAAGAGAGGGAAGCGTATTACGTTGCGGTTGAGTTTGTTCCTTCAATTGAGAAAGATGGCGGAGAAGAAATACAAGATTTATTTTCGACCAAGAAGAAAGTAGTTAGTAGTCAGAAGTCAGTAGATTCAAAATCGCCCACTCCACATCTCACATCTCAAATTACTATTGAGTCTGTGAAGAAATATCTCCAACCAGTTTTTGCAAACGAAAAGATTTTGAAGATTGCACAGAATGCAAAGTACGATGCGCATGTGTTGGCGAATTATGGGATTGTAACAAAGGGAGAAATTTTCGATACGATGATTGCGCATTTTGTTTTTCGGAATAACTCGCGGCACGGATTGGATTCGCTTGCGTTGGAATTTCTCAATTACAAAATGATTTCGTTTGATGATTTGCTCGGAACGGGACGAGAGAAAAAAAAGATTTGGGAAATTCCGTTCGAAAACATTTGCGAATACTCGTGTGAAGATGCTGATATGACGATGCGATTGTATAATGTGTTGAAAGAAAAATTGAAGAATGAAAAAACCACTAATTCTGTCATTCCGAGCGAAGCGAGAAATCTCCTTACAGTTTGCAACAATGTTGATTTCCCACTCGTTTTTGTTCTTTCTGAAATGGAACGCGCGGGACAAAAACTCGATACAAAATTTTTGAGTGAGTTATCGAAAGAATTGGAACGCAATCTTAAAAACATCGAGCAAGACATTTACCAATTCGCCGGAGAAACGTTCAACATCAATTCGCCGAAACAATTGCAAGATATTTTATTTGTAAAACTCGGATTGAAATCGTCGCGGAAAACGAAAACAGGATTTTCTACGGCAGAAGATGTGTTGGAAGATTTGCGCAACGAACATCCGCTCATCGAAAAACTTTTGGAACACCGTACAATGTACAAACTCAAGTCCACGTATGTTGATGCGTTGCCAAATCTCATCAATAAAAAAACGGGACGCGTGCACACTTCCTACAATCAAGTTGTTGCCGCGACTGGAAGATTATCGAGCAGCGAACCGAATTTGCAAAACATTCCGATTCGTACAGAAGTCAGTCGTTCGATTCGGAAAGCGTTTATTACGGATGACGGTTGGAGAATTCTTTCCGCAGATTATTCGCAAATCGAACTGCGCATTATGGCGGATATGAGCGGCGATGAGGGATTGCAAACAGCATTTCGGAATGGAGAAGATATTCATAGAGCAACAGCGGAGAAATTATTTGCGAGTTCTTCGATTGATACTCGCGAACAACGACGGCGTGCTAAGGAAGTGAATTTCGGGATTATGTATGGTATGGGACCGTTTGGCTTATCGCAGAGTTTGCAAATCCCACAGAATGAAGCGAAGGAGATTATTACGAAATACTTTGAGCGATTTCCGAAAGTGAAACAGTTCATTGAGGATACGAAAGCATATTGTCGGCGCACGGGTTATGTAGAAACACTGCTCGGTCGGCGACGGTATCTTCCTGATATTAATAGTAAGAATGGAAGTATTCGCTCGAATGCAGAACGACAAGCGATTAACGCGCCGATTCAGGGAACTGCGGCGGATATGATTAAGTTGGCGATGATAAAAATCTATGAGAAAGTTGCGAGTTACGAGTCGCGAGTTACGAGTTATGAATCACGAATTACGAACCACGAGTTACGAATGTTGCTGCAAGTTCACGACGAACTTGTTTTTGAAGTTGCGGAAAGCGTAGAGCATAGAGCAAAGAGTTTAATTTTGGATTGTATGAAAAATGCTTTGCCGCTTTCCGTTCCGGTGGAAGTGGAAATTGGAAGCGGGAAGAATTGGTTTGATGCGCATTGATTTCATTTTACATTTTATATTGAACATTTTAGATTGATTATTTTCAAAATTCAAAAGCAGTCATTCCGAAACCACATTTATGTGGATGAGGAATCTCTTTTGAAGTTGTCGAGGTTGAAAAAAGATTTCACAACTCTTTAAGTATATTTTCGCCCGAAAATTACTCCGCGTTACTCTGCGAAAAACTTTGAGCGACTTTGCGGTTAAACAACATTTGCATTTAACCGCGAAGTAACGCAAAGTCAAACACAAAGTTTCGCAATGACGATAGAGAAAAAAGATTTAATACTCTTGCACTATAAAGCAGAATATGCTTGAGTAATTTATTTTCTCGTTCTAAAAATGAGCATCAATCCGAACAGAATAAGCGCGATTGGCCAATACACTCGCACGTAATTCCACACATCGAAACTGTCAATGTAACCGTATTCTTCGAGGAGAAGCAGTGTTCCGATTCCACTGAGGAAAAATCCAGGAATGAGCGGAACAAATGAACGTGGTTCGGTAAGCGCAACCATCAAAAAAGAAAACCCTAAAATGATGAAGATGATGGGAACAAATGTGTGAAAATGAACTTCAAAAAAATCGAGTGAGCGAAGAAGATTATAGAGTGCGAATAGAAACAGCGTAGTTCCGAAAAAAACTTTGCCGTTTTCATTTTTCTTGAATCCTCTAAGATACATATCACCACTCCAAATTGTTAGAAGTCCCCAAAGAAAGATATCCCAACGTAGTTCGATGATGTGAAATTGTTTAAGCAAAAGAAATGAACCAATGATTATTAGGAGCACTCCAAATACTGAAAACCGAAGACTCATATTTTCCAGTGCAAGTTTTTAATGTATAACGTTCGAGAAATATTTTTGAAATTCATCTACAATTATGTTCTTTTCGTTATCAGCATCACACCCAAAATAATCATTACAACTGCGATTGCGGATACTCCCCAGAAACTCCAGAATGTCCACCACGCAAATTCGAGAAGATTTTTAAAGAGAAATGCGGAGCCAAGAAAAATCATTACTAATCCCATTACCGTTGAACTGTTTGACTGTTGCGGTGGCGTAGGCGCGCTTTCAGAAATGATATGATATGGATTATTCGGAATAATGAACCAAGCAATCACATAAAGTAATATTCCGGAGCCGCCCAGTAGTGTAAGCAGAACCCAAACTAAACGAACGATAGACGGGTCAATGTTCAAATATTCAGCAACACCGCCGCAAACTCCGGCAATCATTTTTTCTTGACGCGAACGAAACAAACGTTTTGTTCCTTGCGTATAATCGTTAGACATATTGTATCTCCAAAAACGTTGTAAAATATATAAGTAATCTTTTAGACTTATGCATAGGAGAAAAAGTTACGAGTGGAACGTAATTTTTATACCGTGTTTAATTCATTCTCGTTACCACAAAATCCACAAAACCGGACAGCGATTGTTTGCTGGGCGAGTTTGGAAATTGCCGTAAAATATCTTTTGCATTTTCAGCATACTCCATTGATTTCCGCGTTGCGTATTCAATGCCGCCGTATTCATTTACAAAATTGGAAACAGTTAACGCGCCAGTTTTATCTGCTCCATTCTTTATGATTTTCAGAATTGTATTTGCTTCCGTTCTCGGCGCTTTTTCAAGTGCGTGAATAAGCGGCAACGTAATTTTCTTGTCTTTCAAATCTGCGCCGCCGGTTGGTTTTCCCGTAATGCTTTTCTTTCCGACAAAATCGAGCAAGTCATCGCGGATTTGAAAAGCAAGTCCGAGATTTTCTCCGAAGTTCCGCATTGCATTTCTGTATTCGCCATTGTTCGAACCAGCCGCAGCACCAATTTCTGTACATGTGGAAATCAAGGACGCAGTTTTATCGGAAATAATTTTGAAATACGTTTTTTCATCCACGCTCAAACTTCTGCTCTTTTCGATTTCTAAAATTTCTCCCTCGCTCATTCGCCGAACAGAATCGCTCATAATTTTTAAGAAGACAAAATCATCGTTGTCGAGCGAAAGCAGTAATCCTTTTGCGAGAAGAAAATCTCCCATCAACACAGCGGCTTTATTTTTCCAAACGAAATTGATGGAAGGAAGTCCGCGACGCGTGTTTGCTTCGTCAATAACATCATCGTGAATCAACGTTGCTGTGTGAAGAATTTCTACTAATGCTGCGCCGCGATATGTTCGTTCGTTCACTCCGCCGCAGAGTTTGCTGCAGAGAAGAACTAAAATCGGTCGCATCTTTTTTCCTTTTTGTTTTAAGATGTAGCGTGTAATAGTATCAACGAGAAATATTTTCGAACGCATTGCATTGCGAAAAACATCTTCAAACGTTTTCAGTTCTTTTTCGATTGGTGTTGCTATTTCTTTGAGATTCATCTTTTCTATTACTATTAACTACGAATGACAAATTACTAATTACCAATGATAGTCATTAGTAATTTGTCATTGGTCATTTGTTGGTGTAATTCAAACGGGTGCTTCTTTCTTCCGATGTACAATCGCCGATATCCAAATACTGATTTCATATAAAATTAACATAGGCGCTGCGAAAACTGCCATCGTTACAACATCTGTTGTCGGTGTGAGTATTGCGGCAAGAATGAGTATTGCAACGATGGAATGTCTGCGGTAGTGGCGCATAAATGCCGGAGTTACAATTCCAAACTTCGAGAGGAAATACGAAATCATTGGCAACTCAAAAATCAAACCGGAAAGCAACACCATTTGAAGGACGAAACCCATATAATCGCCGACAGAAATCAGGTTTTGAATATGGTGCGAACCGAATGTTGCGAAAAATTGCAGCATATACGGAAGCATCAGAAAATAAGAGAACGCAACTCCTCCAAGGAAACAAAACGTTGTGAAAAAAACTACGCCCGTAAAATATTTCCTTTCTTTCGAGTACAACGCCGGAACAATAAACATCCATATTTGAAAAAGCAGCCACGGTGAACTGAGAATGATACTTGATACCAACACCACCATCATATACAACGTTATTTGACCGTACGGAACCGTATTGATTAACTGCAACGGAGGGTTTGTTTTCTGTATAGGACCAAGCACAACGTTATTGACAAGGAATTCTGCATAAAAAGCACACAGAATAACTGCAAGGAGAACGCCCATCAGCGCTTTTACAATACGCCAGCGTAATTCTTCGAGATGGTCGAGGAAGGAAAGTTCTTTGTGTTCGGTTTCTATTTCAGGCATTTGATTAGCCACGAATTTCACGAATTGACACTAATTATATTCGTGATAATTCGTGCAATTAGTGGCAAAAATAATTATTGATACAACGGAAATTGCAAACACAACGCTTTCACTTTTTCTGCAACATCGGCATACACTTTTTTATTTCCGACATTACGCAATACGTCATCAATCAATTCGGCAACGATTTCCATTTCGCTTTCTTTCATCCCCCGCGTTGTAATTGCGGGAGTTCCGATACGAATGCCACTAGTAATCAATGGCGATTCAGTATCAAACGGAACAGCATTTTTATTCACCGTAATTCCGCTTTCGTCCAACGCTTCCTGCGCGGATTTTCCCGTCAGTTTTTTATTGCGCAAATCAATCAGCATCAAATGATTATCTGTGCCGTTGGAAATAATATTGTAACCGAGTGCGAGCATTTTTTTTGCAAGCGCATTTGCATTTGAAATAATTTGCTTCGCGTACGTTTCAAAACCCGGTTGCAAGTTTTCTAAAAATCCAACTGCCTTCGCCGCAATCACGTGCATCAACGGTCCGCCTTGAATTCCCGGAATCACCATCGAATCCAAAAGTTCGCTCATCATTTTTGTTCGTCCGCTTTTTGGCGCAACAAGTCCGAACGGATTTTCAAAATCTTTTCCAAGTAAAATCAAACCTCCGCGTGCCCCTCGCAATGTTTTATGCGTCGTCGAAGTTACAACGTGGCATTGCGGGAGCGGGTCATTCAATAATTTTTTTGCAATCAATCCCGCGGGATGAGCAATATCGGCAAACAAAAACGCGCCGACTTTATCCGCAACAACACGAAACGCTTTGTAATCAATGTTGCGCGAATATGCCGATGCGCCGACGGTAATCATTTTCGGTTTTTCTTTTGTTGCGAGCGCTTCTACTTCATTCATATCAATGAAACCGGTTTCTTTGTTCACGCCATACGCGACAAAGTTGTACAGTTGTCCCGAAAAATTTACCGGCGAGCCGTGTGTTAAATGTCCGCCCTGCGAAAGATTCATTCCCATCACTTTGTCGCCTGGTTTCACGAACGTAAAATACACCGCCATATTTGCTTGTGAACCTGAATGCGGCTGCACGTTTGCATACTCGGCGCCGAAAAGTTTTTTCACACGCTCACGCGCAAGATTTTCCGCAACGTCCACAAACTCGCATCCGCCGTAGTAGCGTTTGCCCGGATACCCTTCGGCGTATTTATTCGTGAGCACGCTTCCCATTGCTTCCATTACTGCTTTGCTGACAAAATTTTCCGAAGCAATGAGTTCGAGTTTTGTGTTTTGCCGCTCGCGTTCATTCTCAAGCGTTTGAAAAATTTCCGAATCAAAATTTTTGATGTTGTGCATAAAATGGTTTGCGATATGAGATTTGGGATTTGAGTTTTGTTCCTCTTCCTCTTTTGGTATCCCGCAATGACGGGATGCTAAAAGAGGGAAGAAGAAATTTGTTATTCGTTAATCGTCATCAGTTGTTTATAATGAATCCGTACGTTGAAAAAATTGGGATAAAAACTACGAATTATTTTTTGCAAAGAAAATGGAGTCCACGTAAAATTTTAAAACACAAAAGCATTTGAAAGTTGCTCAATTTCTTTTGATGACGTGGGCTCCATTTTTAAAAAATTTGTTTTTCTATCGCAAACGATTTATATTTTGTCCGCATTAAAACAACAACGTATGCAACTCTTAAAAAGCCAATACAATATTCTTGCAGAAATTGCTAAAGATTCTTGTGCAATTGTTTTTGGCGCATTGCTCGTAAGCAGTGTTTTTTCACGCGAAACAATTCAGTGGTATTCAGTGCTGATGGGCTTTTGCCTTTACATCGTATTTTTATTTCTCACACTCTTTTTGAAAAGGAAAGGAAACGCAAATGGATAACGTACTCATCATCAGTTCGGGAATTTTACTCATTTTGCTTGCCGTAACGTTTTGGGCGACAATGCAAGACCGCAAACAAAGTAAGCAAGCATAACAACATTAGTAGATAATTTAATTTTACAAGTTTTCAAAAAACTAAAAAACATTTATGAAGTAAAAGATTAGATTTAAAATATAACGCACCGATTGCGTAGTTCTTTTCTGAATAACTGGCAAGTATTTTATGATTATAAGAACAGCAAGATGGTTGCGTCCAGCGATGGACGCGCCTCTTATGTCTTTATAATCAAGTATGCCAGTACTTTCAGAAAAAGACGTTTGATGGAGCGTCCTTTTTACTTTTAAAAATGCTTCTACAATTTCTAACTCAAAAAAATTCTTCAATACGGAAAGTAAAATTTATTATGAAAAAAAATATTATTGTTTTGTGTTTGCTGCTATTTGCTTCACAAGCATTTGGAAAAATCATTGTCTTTGGTGTTGATTTATCAAGTTCATTTCAACCGATGCAAGACCGATATATAGAAAAAATAATGAATGTAATAAGAAGTACAGATGGCAAAGACACTTTCTATATATACAAATTAGATCCAATTCTTTCCCCGGATTACTTATACTCTCTTTTTCCTCCACCTTGTCGGAAAGATACGTGTCCGCCCGATATGACAATAGCTAAATGCTTGCAATTACAATACAAAATTGCGAAAGAATGTGATGAAGAACTTGCTTCTTTTTTAACCACTATTGGTAACGAGAGAGATAGTATAAGAAAAAGTTTAGGGGGTAGAAATGGAAGTGAGATATCTAGAATATTTGAAGGGATAAAAGTTATAGTTGATAGAGTCCCTCTCGCAGATAAGTATTATTTTCTTACAGATGGATTAGAAGTAAATGGATCTTTTAAGGAGGGGGGATTTGATTTTGAACATAGTTGTGAAGGCGGCGAAATAAATCGTTTTTATACATATATGCAAAACAATAAGAACGATTTTATCCCCAAAAACTTAGCGTTGCTAGCGTCAAAATCAATAATAATCTATGGAATTGGTTTACCAATAATAAGCCCAAGTACACTACCCTGTCTAAGAAGTAGTAGTCGACCTCAAATAGAAGCTTCTAAAGTAACAGATCGTATAAAAAAATTATTTGAAGATTACTTTAAGTTGATTAATGTAACAAATTACGAAATAGGGGGACCTTAAGTTAAGTGAGGTTGATTTTTTGTAGTAAATACAAGTTGTTTCAATTTTAAATATATATTTTTTCATAAAAAACAATAATAAGCCATGTTCAAAGTTATTAAACCCGGAAACTATATTTTCACTACAATTTTTATACTTATCATAGCTATTTTCGGCTACCAGAGAGGATTAGGTATGTCACTTGAAGAGAAAGTAGAAGACGGAGTGATCTTTGCTATTATTACAACGGTTGTTTGTCTTGGAATAAGTAAAGTTCACATACACGAATCTCATCGGAACCGTTTTATAAAATATTATCAAAATATAAACGACGAATTGAATATAATTAATGACGAATTAAAGGAAAAGCAGAATATTCAAGATCATAATAACCCCATAGATCCTAAGCTTCAACAAGATATCAATGCTTTAATTTTAAAAAGAGATGGAATAATTAACAAATTAGATATAGATCTAATTATAAACTCATTACCTCCAGATGATGATGATACAAGAAAGCAATTAACTTGGTTGACGATGAAGCAAAATCTTACTGGCGAAGAAAGAACAAAATGGGCAAACAATATCTTAACTGCAACTTTAAAAGATTATAAATTTTGGATCTGGATGGATCGTTTTTGTATAGTTATACTTGTATTTTTGGAGGTTGTACTTTCTGGGGAGGGTGCAGTTAATATTATAAATATATACAATCAGTATAAGATGGTTAACGGTGAGATGAAAGTTATTGGAGAAAATCAATTAATAAAAAATGCAATTTATTCTCTTCCAGGTTTCGTAGCATTCCTTGGAGGGTTATGGGCAAGCCCAATTTTAGAGAAGTTTATCTATGGAGAAAGGGTTGTTTCACCGGGGCTAAAAATAGGCACCGAATATAAAGTTTTTATAACTGCACAAAATGGAAAAGTGGTGAAATCTCCTAATTACACAAATTATGCACAAGGTTCGTTTGTACAACTATTAGCAGATCCATCGCAGGGGTTCCGTTTTGTTAATTGGAGCGGAGACATTCAAAGTGAACAAAACCCGAATGTTATTATGATAGACGGTAATAAAAATATCACTGCTAACTTTGCTGCGCTGGATTAATGAATGCATTTCTTTCCGAAGCCAAGGGTACAATATATATTTGATGAACTATTTCACAAAAAGCCAAGAACTGCTTTTATATGTTTTGCGATAATTATTTCTCTTCCCTTTTTTCTTTTCGGTTTTTTATCGGGAAAATTTATTCATCAAAAAGATTTCGCCATTATTGTAGGCAGTGTTTTGGGTTTGGTAAACGTATTATTTCTTATACTTATCAGTTGGTTCTTGTTAAATATCAAATACATTCTTTATTTTTTCTTCGAATGGCGTAAGATATTAAGCAACGATAAGAAATACACAAATCAAATTGAAGAACTGAATAGTATAAAAAGTAAAATGAAAGATGAACCTGAAGAGCACGTCGGCAAACAAATGATTATTAGTAAAATTGATGATCTCGAGAATCAGAAAAAAGGTAATAGAAGTAAAGTAACCTATGAAGGACTGGTACAATCGATTAACCCAGACGACGAGAATTCCTTCAAAAAGTTAGTGGAGGTTTTTTATTTAGACCCAAAAGGGATGGGAGGGAAAATAGATAGTCTTTTTGATGTTTTAAGAGGTGCAAGAAAGATAAACCGTATAGATTTACTATTGTATATATTTTTATTGTTGTTACTTGTAATTATTGAAATGTTTCCGATAGCGTATTCTTTAGGTATTCCATTGCCTTTTCCCCCCTTAGGTTTTATCGTCTATGCGAGTGTGTTTGTCCTGGCATTTAGTGCTATGTTATTTCCAATCACAAAATGGATTTATTATTATCGTTTTTCGATTGTTGAAGAAGATAATAAGGTTTTCCTTCTTGAAAATAGAGAAAGGTAATGGAAAAAATGCTTGTCAGATTGTTCGCCTCTTTTATTAGTGTATTTCTCTTTTTAACTCCCACAAAATTATTTT of Ignavibacteria bacterium contains these proteins:
- a CDS encoding PspC domain-containing protein encodes the protein MSNDYTQGTKRLFRSRQEKMIAGVCGGVAEYLNIDPSIVRLVWVLLTLLGGSGILLYVIAWFIIPNNPYHIISESAPTPPQQSNSSTVMGLVMIFLGSAFLFKNLLEFAWWTFWSFWGVSAIAVVMIILGVMLITKRT
- a CDS encoding serine hydroxymethyltransferase, with product MHNIKNFDSEIFQTLENERERQNTKLELIASENFVSKAVMEAMGSVLTNKYAEGYPGKRYYGGCEFVDVAENLARERVKKLFGAEYANVQPHSGSQANMAVYFTFVKPGDKVMGMNLSQGGHLTHGSPVNFSGQLYNFVAYGVNKETGFIDMNEVEALATKEKPKMITVGASAYSRNIDYKAFRVVADKVGAFLFADIAHPAGLIAKKLLNDPLPQCHVVTSTTHKTLRGARGGLILLGKDFENPFGLVAPKSGRTKMMSELLDSMVIPGIQGGPLMHVIAAKAVGFLENLQPGFETYAKQIISNANALAKKMLALGYNIISNGTDNHLMLIDLRNKKLTGKSAQEALDESGITVNKNAVPFDTESPLITSGIRIGTPAITTRGMKESEMEIVAELIDDVLRNVGNKKVYADVAEKVKALCLQFPLYQ
- the polA gene encoding DNA polymerase I — its product is METTLPRLYLLDGMAIAYRSYYAFITNPLRTSKGENVSALFGFANTLFKILDSDKPEYFAVVFDTKEPTFRHKMYDAYKATRQEIPEELIPQLDQLRDLVRAFNISVLEMHGYEADDIMGTLARKAEKEKILTYLVTGDKDFMQLISPFIKMLKPGNANAEWEIIDNAHVLEKFGVPPSQVIDVLGLIGDKVDNVPGIPGVGEKTAIPLVQQFGSIENILTNIDKIEKAAVKKKFEEHKALALLSKELVTIDINVPLDVDIHELKAKERDVEQLTKLFTQFEFKNLLKKVTSNVLRITNEKIDNSKLVTRNSQLETDEDISFDVAKFEKTTDITNDEHKYHLVTTEKDFLKLCEKLSKAKQFVFDMETTSENALDADVVGVSFCMKEREAYYVAVEFVPSIEKDGGEEIQDLFSTKKKVVSSQKSVDSKSPTPHLTSQITIESVKKYLQPVFANEKILKIAQNAKYDAHVLANYGIVTKGEIFDTMIAHFVFRNNSRHGLDSLALEFLNYKMISFDDLLGTGREKKKIWEIPFENICEYSCEDADMTMRLYNVLKEKLKNEKTTNSVIPSEARNLLTVCNNVDFPLVFVLSEMERAGQKLDTKFLSELSKELERNLKNIEQDIYQFAGETFNINSPKQLQDILFVKLGLKSSRKTKTGFSTAEDVLEDLRNEHPLIEKLLEHRTMYKLKSTYVDALPNLINKKTGRVHTSYNQVVAATGRLSSSEPNLQNIPIRTEVSRSIRKAFITDDGWRILSADYSQIELRIMADMSGDEGLQTAFRNGEDIHRATAEKLFASSSIDTREQRRRAKEVNFGIMYGMGPFGLSQSLQIPQNEAKEIITKYFERFPKVKQFIEDTKAYCRRTGYVETLLGRRRYLPDINSKNGSIRSNAERQAINAPIQGTAADMIKLAMIKIYEKVASYESRVTSYESRITNHELRMLLQVHDELVFEVAESVEHRAKSLILDCMKNALPLSVPVEVEIGSGKNWFDAH
- the tatC gene encoding twin-arginine translocase subunit TatC, which gives rise to MPEIETEHKELSFLDHLEELRWRIVKALMGVLLAVILCAFYAEFLVNNVVLGPIQKTNPPLQLINTVPYGQITLYMMVVLVSSIILSSPWLLFQIWMFIVPALYSKERKYFTGVVFFTTFCFLGGVAFSYFLMLPYMLQFFATFGSHHIQNLISVGDYMGFVLQMVLLSGLIFELPMISYFLSKFGIVTPAFMRHYRRHSIVAILILAAILTPTTDVVTMAVFAAPMLILYEISIWISAIVHRKKEAPV
- a CDS encoding polyprenyl synthetase family protein, with product MNLKEIATPIEKELKTFEDVFRNAMRSKIFLVDTITRYILKQKGKKMRPILVLLCSKLCGGVNERTYRGAALVEILHTATLIHDDVIDEANTRRGLPSINFVWKNKAAVLMGDFLLAKGLLLSLDNDDFVFLKIMSDSVRRMSEGEILEIEKSRSLSVDEKTYFKIISDKTASLISTCTEIGAAAGSNNGEYRNAMRNFGENLGLAFQIRDDLLDFVGKKSITGKPTGGADLKDKKITLPLIHALEKAPRTEANTILKIIKNGADKTGALTVSNFVNEYGGIEYATRKSMEYAENAKDILRQFPNSPSKQSLSGFVDFVVTRMN